Proteins from a genomic interval of Clostridium sp. AN503:
- a CDS encoding sodium:proton antiporter, which translates to MKKLIVFLGSIAALFAVTPITCLAAEGGEAAAGAVSMAFCIPFAGLLLCIAVLPLVKPVWWEEHQPLAVAFWSLLFILPFAFSFGAGEAFETVLECIIDDYLTFIILLFGLFCVAGNITMEGDLAGSPRVNVGLLLIGTLLSSWIGTTGASMLMVRPVIKMNSWRKRKCHIMVFFIFLISNIGGCLTPIGDPPLLMGFMRGVPFFWSLHLLPVLLFNVVVLLFVFYWLDRRAYRKDIAEGLKPDISKPGTELKISGLHNLVFLVMIVAAVILSGTLPGLAAFQDAEGAVRGIPVFQEIRLTYPELIEIALILSAAFLSFKTTNPEIRRKNHFTWGAIKEVAVLFIGIFITMQPALMILKAKGAELGITEPYQMFWVTGALSSFLDNTPTYLVFLTTAGSLGFTSGMATTLGTVPVAMLEAISCGAVFMGANTYIGNAPNFMVKSISDENGIRMPSFFGYLLWSLAFLVPVFVLDMLIFFL; encoded by the coding sequence TTGAAAAAGCTGATTGTTTTTCTGGGAAGTATCGCGGCGTTATTTGCGGTGACGCCCATCACATGCCTGGCAGCAGAAGGCGGGGAAGCGGCGGCAGGAGCCGTGTCCATGGCATTCTGCATCCCGTTTGCAGGACTTCTTTTATGTATCGCAGTGCTTCCACTGGTGAAGCCGGTATGGTGGGAGGAGCATCAGCCGCTGGCTGTGGCCTTCTGGTCTCTTCTTTTTATCTTGCCGTTTGCGTTTTCCTTTGGTGCAGGGGAAGCCTTTGAGACGGTGCTGGAATGCATCATCGATGATTATCTGACCTTTATCATCCTGCTGTTCGGGTTGTTCTGTGTGGCGGGCAATATCACCATGGAGGGCGACCTGGCGGGATCACCCCGCGTCAATGTGGGGCTTCTGCTGATCGGAACCCTGCTGTCAAGCTGGATCGGGACGACCGGAGCCAGTATGCTGATGGTGCGTCCGGTGATCAAGATGAACTCCTGGAGGAAACGGAAATGCCATATCATGGTATTCTTTATCTTCCTGATCTCCAACATCGGCGGCTGTTTAACTCCCATCGGAGATCCGCCGCTGCTCATGGGATTCATGAGGGGCGTGCCGTTTTTCTGGAGCCTGCACCTTCTGCCGGTGCTGCTGTTCAACGTAGTGGTGCTGCTGTTTGTTTTTTACTGGCTGGACCGGCGCGCATACCGGAAGGATATCGCGGAGGGCTTAAAGCCGGATATCAGCAAGCCGGGAACGGAGCTTAAGATAAGCGGGCTGCATAACCTGGTATTCCTTGTGATGATCGTGGCTGCGGTGATCTTAAGCGGGACTCTGCCGGGACTGGCGGCGTTCCAGGATGCGGAGGGAGCGGTCCGCGGGATTCCGGTATTTCAGGAGATCCGGCTGACGTATCCGGAGCTGATCGAGATCGCTCTCATCCTGTCAGCTGCATTTCTTTCCTTTAAGACCACCAACCCGGAGATCCGCAGGAAGAACCACTTTACCTGGGGTGCGATCAAAGAGGTTGCGGTGCTGTTTATTGGGATATTTATCACCATGCAGCCGGCGCTGATGATCCTGAAGGCGAAGGGGGCGGAGCTGGGGATCACGGAGCCTTATCAGATGTTCTGGGTGACCGGCGCATTGTCCAGCTTCCTTGACAATACCCCGACCTATCTGGTATTTTTGACTACGGCCGGATCGCTGGGCTTTACAAGCGGGATGGCCACTACCCTGGGGACGGTTCCCGTCGCCATGCTGGAAGCGATCTCCTGCGGCGCGGTATTTATGGGAGCCAACACCTACATAGGCAACGCGCCGAACTTTATGGTCAAGTCCATTTCGGATGAGAACGGTATCCGGATGCCGTCGTTTTTCGGTTATCTGTTGTGGTCGCTGGCATTTTTGGTACCGGTATTCGTACTGGATATGCTGATATTCTTTTTGTAA
- a CDS encoding cytidylate kinase-like family protein translates to MEYTQEMLRELAERIYDLDAEVYAQLGSSLGRVFNQDREGCVEDMVELMTTRGQGHKLRSELALISNMARTIPDKEIRKMVMTEYNNILQQVIALPTSFGDGDVLDQDMASLNALNLRDRFAKGDHLIICIGRTYGCGGNEIGFTLADALKINYYDAEIFSEVLKRLDAEKDVVVDRAGYTYGPEQKNLERAFEAAKKMTLKEHIRQFSRYHGLSKRDAVFFNQSDLICDMAKKEDFIVMGRCADVILTNNRIPHISIFITAPFEQRLRRTMEVHKLNEKQARRLLKKLDMQHLHYYKYYTGRKWGNSVNYDLCLNSAAYGIEGSVDFIRRVIAQSEER, encoded by the coding sequence ATGGAATATACTCAGGAAATGCTCCGGGAACTGGCGGAGCGCATCTATGATCTGGATGCGGAGGTTTATGCCCAGCTCGGATCCTCTTTGGGACGCGTGTTTAACCAGGACCGGGAGGGCTGTGTGGAGGATATGGTGGAGCTGATGACCACCAGGGGACAGGGACATAAGCTCCGCAGTGAGCTGGCCCTGATCAGTAATATGGCAAGGACCATCCCGGATAAAGAGATCCGCAAAATGGTCATGACAGAGTACAACAATATCCTGCAGCAGGTGATCGCCCTGCCAACCAGCTTTGGCGACGGCGATGTGCTGGACCAGGATATGGCAAGCTTAAATGCCTTAAACCTGCGCGACCGTTTTGCAAAAGGGGACCATCTGATCATCTGCATCGGCCGGACCTATGGCTGCGGCGGCAATGAGATCGGGTTCACATTGGCGGATGCGCTGAAAATCAATTATTATGACGCGGAAATTTTCTCCGAGGTGTTAAAACGGCTGGATGCGGAGAAGGATGTGGTGGTTGACCGGGCAGGTTATACTTACGGACCGGAGCAGAAGAATCTGGAGCGGGCCTTTGAGGCGGCAAAAAAGATGACGCTCAAAGAACATATACGCCAGTTTTCCCGCTACCATGGCCTGTCCAAACGGGACGCGGTATTTTTCAACCAGAGCGATCTGATCTGCGATATGGCAAAGAAGGAAGATTTCATCGTGATGGGACGCTGCGCGGATGTGATCCTGACCAATAACCGCATCCCCCATATCAGCATCTTTATCACCGCGCCTTTCGAACAGAGGCTGAGGCGGACCATGGAGGTCCACAAGCTGAATGAGAAGCAGGCGAGACGGCTTTTGAAGAAGCTGGATATGCAGCACCTTCACTATTACAAGTACTATACCGGGCGCAAGTGGGGCAATTCGGTCAATTATGACCTGTGCTTAAACAGCGCCGCGTACGGGATTGAGGGCTCGGTGGATTTTATACGGAGAGTGATCGCCCAGAGCGAAGAACGATAA